In the genome of Candidatus Microbacterium phytovorans, one region contains:
- a CDS encoding (deoxy)nucleoside triphosphate pyrophosphohydrolase, whose translation MRKQINVVGAVILRHGEVLCAKRGPLGSLAGHWEFPGGKIESGETARAALEREIAEELACRVNVGAELTTTTHDYDFGTVTLTTFWCQLIEGTPQLMEHAEVRWCPPNELENLNWAPADMPAVRMIVAGARA comes from the coding sequence GTGCGTAAGCAGATCAACGTGGTCGGTGCTGTGATCCTTCGCCACGGCGAGGTGCTGTGCGCAAAGCGCGGCCCGTTGGGCAGCCTTGCCGGGCACTGGGAGTTTCCGGGAGGGAAGATCGAGTCGGGCGAGACCGCACGGGCCGCTCTCGAGCGGGAGATCGCCGAAGAGCTCGCTTGTCGCGTAAATGTTGGTGCCGAGCTGACAACCACAACGCATGACTACGACTTCGGTACCGTGACCCTCACGACCTTCTGGTGTCAGCTAATCGAAGGCACGCCTCAGCTGATGGAGCACGCCGAAGTTCGATGGTGCCCGCCAAACGAGCTCGAGAACCTCAACTGGGCACCAGCTGACATGCCCGCAGTGCGAATGATCGTCGCCGGCGCCAGAGCTTGA
- a CDS encoding DUF262 domain-containing protein encodes MRDLLDSLYSGFPIGYLITWQSADVGLKDGSKSSFRQILIDGQQRITAMTAALVGQFVVDKSYKRKRIKIAFNPTTEQFATLTPVIDKDSAWISDVADFVNATSTFSATKEYMEANPDVDVAHIEQALQRLSAIKQAQVGIITLAEDLDIETVTEIFIRINSKGVPLSSADFAMSKISSHGQLGSNLRKLIDYFCHLSVAPHVFSDIAENDTSFAASGYLPAISWLKHDNSDLYDPTYTDVIRVAGIKEFSRGKVAALVSVLSGRDFETRTFSEELAVESFDRLESVLLEIVNQYNFQQFVLTIKSAGFVAPRLISSKNALNFAYALYLKLRTEKELNEGEIKYVVRRWFVMSLLTGRYTGSFETAFEADIRRVNEVGALQVLRDIESSQLADTFWNVALPMEMESSSVRSPYFLAFLVAQIHGGSRGFLSKNVTVGSMIEEVGDIHHVVPKNYLIRQGLNDRSEYNQIANFALTETPINIAIKDKAPGDYMSLIDAQIADGVLRLGEITADLDLETNLRVNAIPASVRTTSAESYHAFLKERRFLMAQVIKNYYLAL; translated from the coding sequence GTGCGCGACCTGCTGGACTCGCTGTACAGCGGCTTCCCGATCGGTTACCTCATCACATGGCAAAGCGCCGACGTGGGGCTAAAGGATGGGTCAAAGTCGTCTTTCCGGCAGATTCTCATCGATGGCCAGCAGCGGATAACCGCGATGACCGCTGCGCTTGTGGGCCAGTTTGTGGTGGACAAGAGCTACAAGCGGAAGCGCATCAAGATTGCGTTCAACCCCACGACCGAGCAGTTCGCGACGCTCACCCCCGTCATTGACAAGGACAGTGCGTGGATCTCGGACGTCGCCGACTTCGTCAACGCGACCTCGACCTTCTCCGCGACGAAGGAGTACATGGAGGCGAACCCGGACGTGGATGTCGCGCACATTGAGCAGGCTCTTCAGCGGTTGTCAGCGATAAAGCAGGCTCAGGTTGGCATCATCACGCTCGCCGAGGACCTCGACATCGAGACGGTGACAGAGATCTTCATCCGTATCAACTCCAAGGGCGTCCCCCTGAGCAGCGCAGACTTCGCGATGAGCAAGATCTCCAGCCATGGTCAGCTCGGTAGTAACCTTCGGAAACTGATCGACTACTTCTGTCATCTCTCGGTCGCCCCGCACGTCTTCTCGGACATCGCCGAGAACGACACAAGCTTCGCGGCATCTGGGTACCTCCCTGCGATCTCCTGGCTGAAGCACGACAACTCCGACCTCTATGACCCGACGTACACCGACGTCATTCGCGTCGCGGGGATCAAGGAGTTCTCGCGCGGCAAGGTGGCCGCGCTGGTCAGCGTTCTATCCGGTCGCGACTTCGAGACCCGCACTTTCAGCGAGGAGCTCGCCGTCGAGTCATTCGACCGCCTCGAGAGCGTACTTCTCGAGATCGTGAATCAGTACAACTTCCAGCAGTTCGTGCTGACGATCAAGTCGGCCGGGTTCGTCGCCCCACGCCTCATCAGCTCGAAGAACGCGTTGAACTTCGCCTACGCGCTCTACCTCAAGCTCAGAACCGAGAAGGAGCTCAATGAGGGTGAGATCAAGTACGTCGTTCGTCGATGGTTCGTGATGTCTCTGCTCACCGGCCGCTACACGGGAAGCTTCGAGACCGCTTTTGAAGCCGACATTCGGCGAGTCAACGAAGTCGGCGCGCTTCAAGTGCTCCGTGACATCGAATCTTCGCAGCTCGCAGACACATTCTGGAACGTCGCGCTGCCGATGGAGATGGAAAGCTCTAGCGTCCGCAGCCCTTACTTCCTCGCGTTCCTGGTCGCGCAGATTCATGGGGGCTCTCGCGGGTTCCTCTCAAAGAACGTGACTGTCGGCAGCATGATCGAAGAGGTCGGTGACATCCACCATGTCGTCCCGAAGAATTACCTCATCAGGCAGGGCTTGAACGACCGCAGCGAATACAACCAGATCGCAAATTTCGCGCTCACCGAAACCCCGATCAACATCGCGATAAAGGACAAGGCCCCCGGCGACTACATGTCGCTGATCGATGCGCAGATCGCAGACGGTGTCCTCCGACTGGGCGAGATCACGGCTGACCTCGACCTCGAGACAAACCTGCGCGTGAACGCCATCCCGGCGAGCGTGCGCACGACAAGTGCCGAGTCGTACCATGCCTTCCTCAAGGAGCGGCGATTCTTGATGGCTCAGGTCATCAAGAACTACTACCTCGCACTCTAG
- a CDS encoding SGNH/GDSL hydrolase family protein, with protein MGTMGLSTRRAPARLPAWSIAALAVLVAVIAVLTIWRPWAPPPAALVAGADEVAVATPPEPITLPEGARVLIFGDSWTWGEAAAPGQGYAYVVAELTGWTTVVDGIQGSGYLRPGKNGLTFGQRIDLLDPALDPDLVIVQGSINDRKLYPEGYRDAVTGAWDELAALYPEAPIVVLGPAPHILPLEDSTAAVDAELARLAAARSWWYISPVAENWITDADYFDVIDTSEIGRLHPSTPGHRYLAERLAAAVEAITR; from the coding sequence ATGGGGACGATGGGGCTCTCGACGCGGCGCGCGCCCGCACGCCTTCCCGCATGGTCGATCGCGGCCCTCGCGGTGCTCGTTGCGGTCATCGCGGTGCTCACGATCTGGCGCCCCTGGGCTCCCCCGCCGGCCGCGCTCGTCGCCGGCGCCGACGAGGTCGCTGTGGCCACCCCGCCCGAGCCGATCACGCTTCCCGAGGGCGCGCGGGTGCTGATCTTCGGCGACTCGTGGACCTGGGGAGAAGCCGCTGCGCCGGGCCAGGGGTACGCGTACGTCGTGGCCGAGCTCACCGGCTGGACCACGGTGGTCGACGGCATCCAGGGCAGCGGATACCTCCGCCCCGGCAAGAACGGCCTCACCTTCGGGCAGCGCATCGACCTGCTCGACCCGGCGCTCGATCCCGACCTCGTGATCGTGCAGGGGTCGATCAACGACCGCAAGCTCTACCCCGAGGGCTACCGGGATGCCGTCACAGGCGCGTGGGACGAGCTCGCCGCGCTCTACCCCGAGGCGCCCATCGTCGTACTCGGGCCGGCGCCCCACATCCTTCCTCTCGAGGATTCGACGGCGGCAGTCGACGCCGAGCTGGCCCGCCTCGCCGCCGCGCGCAGCTGGTGGTACATCTCCCCCGTCGCCGAGAACTGGATCACGGATGCCGATTACTTCGACGTGATCGACACCAGCGAGATCGGCCGACTCCACCCGTCGACCCCAGGACACCGCTACCTCGCCGAGCGGCTGGCCGCGGCGGTCGAAGCCATCACGCGGTGA
- a CDS encoding transglutaminase family protein produces MHRIVTAELDLELGSPVDLIFQIAAAQPAPVVREELTFLQGDRVYMPTEIVDQSGSRLHRLQGEAGPLHIRYEALIDGQVSPRATSDLEAITYLRPSRYCQSDEVFSQARRQFRGLQGQELITAVSEFVATSTTYTPGLSQGTDSAVTTLMTGQGVCRDYAHVVIALLRAMDMPARYAACYAPGLRPMDFHAVAEAYHDGTWYVIDATRLANRRSLVRIATGRDAADCAFLSYHGGYVGLQRMRVDALVVPDDTADVEALDAAAAASDPALDDFGSLVQLA; encoded by the coding sequence GTGCATCGCATCGTCACCGCCGAACTCGACCTGGAACTGGGGTCGCCCGTCGACCTCATCTTCCAGATCGCGGCGGCCCAGCCCGCACCCGTCGTGCGCGAGGAACTCACCTTCCTCCAGGGGGATCGCGTGTACATGCCGACGGAGATCGTCGACCAGTCCGGCAGTCGCCTGCACCGCCTCCAAGGCGAGGCGGGACCGCTCCACATCCGCTACGAAGCGCTGATCGACGGACAGGTCTCCCCGCGCGCCACGAGCGACCTCGAAGCCATCACCTACCTGCGCCCGAGCCGCTACTGCCAGTCCGACGAGGTGTTCTCGCAGGCGCGTCGCCAGTTCCGCGGCCTGCAAGGCCAAGAGCTCATCACGGCGGTGAGCGAGTTCGTCGCCACGTCCACCACGTACACGCCCGGCCTCAGCCAGGGGACCGACTCGGCCGTCACCACCCTCATGACGGGCCAGGGCGTCTGCCGCGACTACGCGCATGTCGTCATCGCGCTCCTGCGTGCCATGGACATGCCCGCCCGCTACGCCGCCTGCTACGCCCCGGGCCTGCGCCCCATGGACTTCCACGCCGTCGCCGAGGCCTATCACGACGGCACCTGGTACGTCATCGACGCGACGCGTCTCGCGAACCGCCGCTCGCTCGTGCGCATCGCGACGGGCCGGGATGCCGCGGACTGCGCCTTCCTCAGCTACCACGGCGGCTACGTGGGCCTGCAGCGGATGCGCGTCGACGCGCTCGTCGTGCCCGACGACACGGCCGATGTGGAAGCCCTGGATGCCGCGGCCGCGGCATCCGATCCGGCGCTCGACGACTTCGGATCGCTGGTTCAGCTCGCCTGA
- a CDS encoding restriction endonuclease has product MPKPIEELLPEKQTARLRVYAYSIDDPAHAGLLKVGQTTQDVKKRVAQQLKTAAIENFEIVLDEPADRPDGTVFRDFDVRERLKQKKFANPTLEWMRCSVEDVRLAIAELRANKAYEGTPTLDFPMRAEQQAAVDKTHDYYQSIWSEDDDGVPEFLWNAKMRFGKTFSTYQLAKKLGAKRVLVVTFKPAVEDAWDTDLRTHVDFDGWQYLSRKTGGDPTFVSPDQPLVFFGSFQDLLGRDAAGNFKAKHRWLTEVMWDLVVFDEYHFGAWRDTAKELFEGEDDAVRKKEQALEFTAAEETFAEELEERGSDEDAFVPIKTRAYLYLSGTPFKVLNEGRFIEEQIFNWTYTDEQRAKADFAARHPLDPNPYASLPEMRLLTYQMPDEIIAIASQGEFDEFDLNAFFEAKGIGKDAEFVHKDDVQKWLDIIRGAYLPTQVDAMKAGTRPPFPYSDSRLLPYLQHSLWMLPRTASCAAMTNLLAEPQNAFWHDYRVVNVSAAGVGVGLDALPPVREAIGGGHDTKTITLTVGKLTTGVTVPQWSSILMLRNLQAPETYFQAAFRVQSPWTIRNPNGDDPNEEAILKPVCFVFDFAPTRALRQISEYGRGLSPENPNPERAVEELVSFLPVLAYDGSNMTQVDAAGILDIAMSGTSATLLARKWESAVLVNVDNLTLKKIMSSDAAMKAVMNIEGFRALGSSIFETVVNKSESVGKTKKEKGDAITPAEKKELTAAEKEYKSKRKQIQEKLIKFATRIPAFMYLTDFRENTLYDVITKIEPELFQAVTGLTVEDFNLLVGLGVFNAGHMNQAVFAFRRYEDASLKYTGIESHEGLRHYGLYDTVVAAEE; this is encoded by the coding sequence ATGCCTAAGCCCATCGAGGAGCTTCTTCCCGAGAAGCAGACGGCCCGCCTGCGCGTCTACGCGTATTCGATCGACGATCCCGCGCACGCGGGGCTCCTCAAGGTCGGGCAGACGACGCAAGACGTGAAGAAGCGCGTCGCGCAGCAGCTCAAGACCGCGGCGATCGAGAACTTCGAGATCGTGCTTGACGAACCCGCCGACCGGCCTGACGGCACGGTGTTCCGCGACTTCGATGTGCGCGAACGGCTGAAACAAAAGAAGTTCGCCAACCCGACGCTTGAGTGGATGCGCTGCTCGGTCGAAGACGTGCGTCTCGCGATTGCTGAGTTGCGGGCGAACAAGGCCTACGAGGGCACACCAACGCTCGACTTCCCGATGCGCGCCGAACAGCAGGCGGCGGTTGACAAGACGCACGACTATTACCAGTCGATCTGGTCTGAAGACGACGATGGCGTCCCAGAGTTCCTGTGGAACGCGAAGATGCGCTTTGGCAAAACCTTCTCGACGTACCAGCTCGCGAAGAAGCTGGGCGCGAAGCGTGTACTCGTCGTTACATTCAAGCCTGCGGTCGAAGACGCGTGGGACACAGACCTCAGGACGCACGTTGACTTCGACGGGTGGCAATACCTGTCGCGCAAGACCGGCGGGGATCCAACGTTCGTCTCTCCCGACCAGCCCCTTGTATTCTTCGGATCGTTCCAGGATCTCTTGGGCCGTGACGCCGCCGGCAACTTCAAGGCGAAGCACAGGTGGCTTACCGAGGTGATGTGGGATCTCGTTGTGTTCGACGAGTACCACTTCGGGGCCTGGCGAGACACGGCCAAAGAGCTGTTCGAGGGTGAAGACGATGCCGTCCGCAAGAAGGAGCAGGCGCTCGAGTTCACTGCCGCCGAGGAGACTTTCGCAGAGGAGCTCGAGGAGCGGGGCAGCGACGAGGACGCGTTTGTGCCGATCAAGACTCGCGCCTACCTCTACCTCTCGGGAACCCCGTTCAAGGTTCTCAACGAAGGCCGGTTCATCGAAGAGCAGATCTTTAACTGGACGTACACCGATGAGCAGCGCGCAAAGGCGGACTTCGCGGCACGGCATCCACTCGACCCCAACCCGTATGCCTCACTGCCCGAAATGCGCCTGCTCACTTATCAGATGCCCGACGAGATCATTGCGATCGCGAGTCAAGGCGAGTTTGACGAGTTCGATCTCAACGCGTTCTTCGAGGCGAAAGGAATCGGCAAGGACGCGGAGTTCGTCCACAAGGATGACGTGCAGAAGTGGTTAGACATCATCCGCGGTGCCTATCTGCCGACGCAGGTTGATGCGATGAAAGCCGGCACGCGGCCGCCGTTCCCGTACTCGGACTCGCGGCTGCTGCCCTACCTCCAGCACTCCCTGTGGATGCTGCCGCGCACCGCGTCGTGCGCGGCCATGACAAACCTGCTCGCCGAGCCGCAGAACGCGTTCTGGCATGACTATCGGGTCGTGAACGTGTCGGCTGCGGGTGTTGGGGTCGGACTTGATGCGCTACCGCCGGTCCGCGAGGCGATTGGTGGCGGACACGACACCAAAACGATCACCCTCACAGTCGGGAAGCTGACGACCGGTGTTACCGTGCCGCAGTGGTCGTCGATCCTCATGCTGCGCAACCTGCAGGCACCTGAGACGTACTTCCAGGCAGCGTTCCGCGTGCAGTCGCCGTGGACGATCCGCAACCCGAATGGCGACGATCCGAACGAAGAGGCGATCCTCAAGCCGGTTTGTTTCGTCTTCGACTTCGCGCCGACGCGGGCGCTGCGCCAGATCAGCGAGTACGGGCGCGGGCTGTCGCCAGAGAACCCAAATCCGGAACGTGCCGTCGAGGAGCTCGTATCGTTCCTGCCGGTGCTGGCCTACGACGGCTCGAACATGACGCAGGTCGATGCCGCCGGGATCCTCGACATCGCGATGTCGGGCACCTCCGCGACGCTCCTCGCGCGCAAGTGGGAGTCGGCGGTGCTCGTCAACGTCGACAATCTCACCTTGAAGAAGATCATGTCGTCGGATGCCGCGATGAAGGCGGTCATGAACATTGAGGGCTTCCGCGCGCTGGGGTCATCCATCTTCGAGACGGTCGTCAACAAGAGCGAGTCGGTTGGTAAGACAAAGAAGGAAAAGGGCGACGCGATCACGCCGGCCGAGAAAAAGGAGCTGACCGCCGCGGAGAAGGAGTACAAGTCCAAGCGCAAGCAGATCCAGGAGAAACTGATCAAGTTCGCGACGCGGATCCCCGCGTTCATGTACTTGACGGACTTCCGCGAGAACACACTGTACGACGTTATTACCAAGATCGAGCCCGAGCTGTTTCAGGCCGTGACGGGGCTCACCGTCGAGGACTTCAACTTGTTGGTCGGGCTCGGCGTCTTCAACGCCGGGCACATGAACCAGGCCGTATTCGCGTTCCGCCGGTATGAGGACGCGTCGCTCAAGTACACGGGAATCGAGTCGCACGAAGGGCTGCGCCACTACGGCCTCTACGACACCGTGGTGGCAGCCGAAGAATAA